In Deinobacterium chartae, a single genomic region encodes these proteins:
- a CDS encoding GNAT family N-acetyltransferase: MPLLSTAHLEIVPFTAELMRAAVHDRGEFARLLDARVPDSWPESDYAQVLPFLLEEALQQDGQQPWSALLIERHERQLVGNAGCRGVQGTGGTVEIGFSIVPEARNRGYATEATRGLIEWALAQPGVKRVMAECRADNAASKRVLEKAGMHCVHRVGDLMLWEWPPEPGTARESQS, from the coding sequence ATGCCCCTGCTGTCTACCGCACATCTCGAGATCGTTCCGTTTACGGCCGAATTGATGCGGGCTGCTGTGCACGATCGGGGTGAATTTGCCCGCCTGCTGGATGCGCGAGTTCCCGATTCCTGGCCGGAGAGCGACTATGCCCAGGTGCTGCCCTTCCTGCTCGAGGAAGCCCTGCAGCAAGACGGCCAGCAACCCTGGAGCGCCCTGCTGATCGAACGCCACGAGCGGCAACTGGTCGGCAACGCCGGGTGCCGGGGCGTGCAGGGTACGGGCGGCACGGTCGAGATTGGGTTTAGCATCGTGCCCGAGGCCCGCAACCGGGGGTATGCCACCGAGGCGACCCGTGGACTGATCGAGTGGGCGCTGGCTCAACCGGGCGTCAAGCGGGTCATGGCCGAGTGCCGCGCAGATAACGCGGCCTCGAAGCGGGTACTGGAGAAAGCCGGGATGCACTGCGTGCATCGGGTCGGGGACCTGATGCTGTGGGAGTGGCCTCCCGAGCCCGGCACCGCCCGCGAATCGCAGTCTTGA
- the sufC gene encoding Fe-S cluster assembly ATPase SufC: MTHQLEIRNLHASVGDQPILKGINLVVPRGELHAIMGPNGNGKSTLAKVLVGDPEYTVTEGEVLVDGQNILEMEPDERARLGLFLAFQYPVEIPGVTIANFLRLALQARKPEGEEVSFTEFYGKLQKALAILEWDESIVERYLNEGFSGGEKKRNEILQMLMLEPTYIIMDETDSGLDVDALKIVAKGVNSLRGENLGGLIITHYQRLLNYIVPDRVHIIVDGRVVQTGGPELAQRLDAEGYDWVKELAGA; encoded by the coding sequence ATGACGCACCAACTTGAAATCCGCAACCTGCACGCCAGCGTCGGCGACCAGCCCATCCTCAAGGGCATCAACCTGGTCGTTCCCCGCGGCGAACTGCACGCCATCATGGGACCCAACGGCAACGGCAAGAGCACCCTTGCCAAGGTGCTGGTCGGTGACCCCGAGTACACCGTGACCGAAGGCGAAGTGCTGGTGGACGGTCAGAACATCCTCGAGATGGAGCCGGACGAGCGCGCCCGATTAGGCCTCTTTTTGGCCTTTCAGTACCCGGTCGAGATTCCCGGCGTGACCATCGCCAACTTCTTGCGTCTGGCCCTGCAGGCCCGCAAGCCCGAGGGCGAGGAAGTCTCCTTCACCGAGTTCTACGGCAAGCTGCAAAAAGCCCTGGCGATCCTCGAGTGGGACGAGAGCATCGTGGAGCGCTACCTCAACGAGGGCTTCTCGGGCGGCGAGAAGAAGCGCAACGAGATTCTGCAGATGCTGATGCTCGAGCCCACCTACATCATCATGGACGAGACCGACTCGGGCCTGGACGTGGACGCGCTCAAGATCGTCGCCAAGGGCGTCAACAGCCTGCGCGGCGAAAACCTGGGCGGGCTCATCATCACCCACTACCAGCGCCTGCTGAACTACATCGTGCCCGACCGGGTCCACATCATCGTGGACGGCCGCGTCGTGCAGACCGGCGGCCCCGAGCTCGCCCAGCGGCTCGACGCTGAGGGCTACGACTGGGTCAAGGAACTCGCCGGCGCGTAA
- the sufD gene encoding Fe-S cluster assembly protein SufD, with protein MTQTINADLSPQAVQKLGGPEWLLEQRLSALELFHALPLPDRKVEAWKYTDVSYIDFAGLRAATRVAPVSGQDELPASVRARLQSTDVAGYLVFDGPDVIFRNVPESLSAQGVVFTDLRSALESHPQLVEKYLYQVVPAEVPDDTTIAAPGTTPSKSPDPSEGKFSALNAALWTNGAFVYVPRGVEVELPLGSFRTMHESGVFTATRTLVVTEENAKVTFIDEQDSPELQDAYAFGAVELIVRDGAQLRYVSVQNWGRGVTHVQRQRGDVGRDATLNSLVVTMGADLSRTEMQSYLRGQGSSSEMLGLYFASADQHFDHYTLQHHAAPHAHSDLLYKGVGADESRGVFSGMIKVDLGAQKTDAYQKHRTLLLSSEARNDSIPQLEINANDVRCSHGSTTGPVDPEALFYLRSRGVPRALAEKMLVTAFLEDVLSRVPLQSVVKYIEAVIAEKVGAA; from the coding sequence ATGACCCAAACCATCAATGCCGACCTGTCCCCACAGGCGGTTCAAAAGCTCGGCGGCCCCGAGTGGTTGCTCGAGCAGCGCCTCTCGGCCCTCGAGCTGTTCCACGCACTTCCGCTGCCTGACCGCAAGGTCGAGGCCTGGAAGTACACCGACGTTTCGTACATCGACTTCGCCGGCCTCCGGGCCGCCACCCGCGTCGCTCCGGTCTCGGGCCAAGACGAGCTGCCCGCTTCGGTGCGTGCGCGCCTGCAGAGCACCGACGTCGCCGGTTACCTGGTCTTCGACGGTCCGGACGTGATCTTCCGCAACGTGCCCGAGAGCCTCTCGGCGCAGGGCGTGGTGTTCACCGACTTGCGCAGCGCCCTCGAGAGCCACCCGCAGCTGGTGGAGAAGTACCTGTACCAGGTGGTTCCCGCCGAGGTGCCCGACGACACCACCATCGCAGCGCCGGGTACCACGCCGTCCAAGTCGCCGGACCCCAGCGAGGGCAAGTTCAGCGCGCTGAACGCGGCACTCTGGACCAACGGCGCTTTCGTGTACGTGCCGCGCGGCGTGGAGGTCGAGCTGCCGCTGGGCTCGTTCCGCACCATGCACGAAAGCGGCGTGTTCACCGCCACCCGCACGCTGGTCGTGACCGAGGAGAACGCCAAGGTCACCTTCATCGACGAGCAGGACAGCCCCGAGCTGCAAGACGCCTACGCCTTTGGCGCGGTCGAGCTGATCGTGCGTGACGGGGCGCAGCTGCGCTACGTGTCGGTGCAGAACTGGGGCCGGGGTGTGACCCACGTGCAGCGCCAGCGCGGCGACGTGGGCCGTGACGCCACCTTGAACTCGCTGGTCGTGACCATGGGGGCCGATCTCAGCCGCACCGAGATGCAGTCGTACCTGCGCGGCCAGGGCAGCTCCTCGGAGATGCTGGGCCTGTACTTTGCCTCCGCAGACCAACACTTTGACCACTACACCCTGCAGCACCACGCTGCCCCGCACGCCCACTCGGACCTGCTCTACAAGGGTGTGGGGGCCGACGAGTCGCGCGGCGTGTTCAGCGGCATGATCAAGGTGGACCTGGGCGCTCAGAAGACCGATGCCTACCAGAAGCACCGCACCCTGCTGCTCTCCAGCGAGGCGCGCAACGACTCGATCCCGCAGCTCGAGATCAACGCCAACGACGTGCGCTGCTCGCACGGCTCGACCACCGGCCCCGTGGACCCCGAGGCGCTGTTCTACCTGCGCTCGCGCGGCGTGCCCAGGGCGCTGGCCGAGAAGATGCTGGTCACCGCCTTCCTCGAGGACGTGCTCTCGCGCGTTCCGCTGCAGAGCGTCGTGAAGTACATCGAGGCCGTGATTGCCGAGAAGGTCGGCGCGGCCTGA
- a CDS encoding response regulator codes for MDESTRVRVLVVDDQPWVRVGLSTLLGLEEGIEVIGEADSGEAALEKLGSGLETDVVLMDIRMPGMGGIEATRQLRARHPDLGVVLLTTFEEEEDMVAGLQAGASGYLLKDVSVETLRSTIERVAQGERYIQPRVAQFLADALARKRSSPEVQPERLTPREVEIVSLIAKGLPNKRIAQALSLTEGTVKVHVSNILSKLGAADRLEAARIALDAGLIE; via the coding sequence GTGGATGAGTCTACCCGCGTTCGCGTACTAGTAGTTGATGATCAACCCTGGGTCCGGGTGGGACTCTCGACCCTGCTCGGCCTCGAGGAGGGCATCGAGGTGATCGGAGAGGCCGACAGCGGCGAAGCGGCCCTCGAGAAGCTCGGTAGCGGGCTCGAGACCGACGTGGTGCTGATGGACATCCGCATGCCCGGCATGGGCGGCATCGAGGCAACCCGCCAGCTGCGTGCCCGGCACCCCGACCTCGGTGTCGTGCTGCTGACCACCTTCGAGGAGGAGGAGGACATGGTGGCCGGCCTGCAGGCCGGCGCTTCGGGCTACCTGCTCAAGGACGTCTCGGTAGAGACGCTGCGCAGCACCATCGAACGGGTCGCCCAGGGCGAGCGCTACATTCAGCCGCGGGTCGCGCAGTTCCTGGCCGACGCCTTAGCCCGCAAACGCAGTTCGCCCGAAGTGCAGCCCGAGCGCCTGACCCCGCGCGAGGTAGAGATCGTCTCGCTGATCGCCAAGGGGCTGCCCAACAAGCGCATCGCGCAGGCCCTCTCGCTCACCGAGGGCACGGTCAAGGTGCACGTCTCGAACATCCTCTCCAAGCTGGGGGCCGCCGACCGGCTCGAGGCGGCGCGCATCGCGCTGGACGCCGGACTGATCGAGTAA
- a CDS encoding non-heme iron oxygenase ferredoxin subunit, with translation MRVRVGLVSELPEGAQKSVRVGRQSVLVVNDGGRFYALRNLCTHESYPLEGGRVENGMITCEAHGARFDLATGAARSMPAVKAVRLYRAVQEGAELFVEEL, from the coding sequence ATGCGAGTACGAGTCGGTCTGGTATCGGAACTGCCCGAAGGGGCGCAAAAATCGGTGCGGGTAGGGCGTCAGAGCGTGCTGGTCGTGAACGATGGCGGCCGCTTCTACGCGCTGCGCAACCTGTGCACTCACGAGTCCTATCCCCTCGAGGGTGGCCGGGTGGAAAACGGCATGATCACCTGCGAGGCGCACGGTGCCCGTTTCGATCTGGCGACCGGCGCGGCCCGGTCCATGCCGGCCGTGAAGGCGGTGCGGCTGTACCGGGCGGTCCAAGAAGGCGCGGAACTGTTCGTCGAGGAACTCTGA
- the sufB gene encoding Fe-S cluster assembly protein SufB, whose translation MSNAEIANINSEYEYGFSQPEKYALKAPKGLSREVVEMISKAKEEPQWMLDFRLRALDIYNAKPMPEWGADLSGLNLDEIYYYIKPEGYNARTWDDVPDDIKATFDRLGIPEAERAALAGVGAQYESEMVYHNLKEEWEKLGVVFLSIEDGLRQYPDLFREYFSTVIPPEDNKFAALNSAVWSGGSFVYIPKGVKVDIPLQTYFRINAESAGQFERTLIIADEGSQAHYIEGCTAPTYASDSFHSGVIEIVVKPGARFRYSTIQNWSHNVYNLVTQRAAVYKDGVMEWVDGNLGSKVTMKYPACYLLEEGARGEVLSIAMAGRGQHQDAGAKIVHFAPHTSGAIVSKSISKDSGRSSYRGLVKIYEGAHGSKSNVECDALLLDEEARTDTYPYIEIQEKDASVGHEATVSKINDEQILYLQSRGLSEDEAAGLIVRGFIEPIAKELPLEYAVELNRLIELEMEGSVG comes from the coding sequence GTGTCTAACGCTGAAATCGCCAACATCAACAGCGAGTACGAGTACGGCTTTTCCCAGCCGGAAAAGTACGCGCTCAAAGCGCCCAAGGGTCTTTCGCGCGAAGTCGTCGAGATGATCTCGAAGGCCAAGGAAGAGCCCCAGTGGATGCTCGACTTCCGCCTGCGCGCCCTGGACATCTACAACGCCAAGCCGATGCCCGAGTGGGGCGCGGATCTCTCGGGCCTCAACCTCGACGAGATCTACTACTACATCAAACCCGAAGGCTACAACGCCCGCACCTGGGACGACGTGCCCGACGACATCAAGGCGACCTTTGACCGCCTGGGCATCCCCGAGGCCGAGCGCGCAGCCCTGGCCGGCGTGGGCGCGCAGTACGAGTCCGAGATGGTCTACCACAACCTCAAGGAGGAGTGGGAGAAGCTCGGCGTGGTGTTTCTCTCCATCGAGGACGGCCTGCGCCAGTACCCGGACCTGTTCCGCGAGTACTTCTCCACGGTCATCCCGCCCGAGGACAACAAGTTCGCGGCGCTCAACAGCGCGGTGTGGTCGGGCGGATCGTTCGTGTACATCCCCAAGGGTGTCAAGGTCGACATCCCGCTGCAGACCTACTTCCGCATCAACGCCGAGTCGGCCGGACAGTTCGAGCGCACCCTGATCATCGCCGACGAGGGCAGCCAGGCGCACTACATCGAGGGCTGCACCGCCCCGACCTACGCCAGCGACTCGTTCCACTCCGGCGTGATCGAGATCGTGGTCAAGCCCGGCGCGCGCTTCCGCTACTCCACCATCCAGAACTGGAGCCACAACGTCTACAACCTCGTCACCCAGCGTGCCGCGGTGTACAAAGACGGCGTGATGGAGTGGGTGGACGGTAACCTCGGCAGCAAGGTCACCATGAAGTACCCCGCCTGCTACCTCCTCGAGGAGGGCGCGCGCGGCGAGGTGCTCTCGATCGCCATGGCCGGACGCGGCCAGCACCAAGACGCCGGGGCCAAGATCGTGCACTTCGCGCCGCACACTTCGGGTGCGATCGTGTCCAAGTCGATCTCCAAGGACTCGGGCCGCAGCTCGTACCGCGGTCTGGTCAAGATCTACGAAGGGGCCCACGGCTCGAAGAGCAACGTCGAATGCGACGCGTTGCTGCTCGACGAGGAAGCCCGCACCGACACCTACCCCTACATCGAGATCCAGGAGAAAGACGCCAGCGTGGGTCACGAGGCCACGGTCTCGAAGATCAACGACGAGCAGATCCTGTACCTGCAGAGCCGCGGCCTGTCCGAGGACGAGGCTGCCGGTCTGATCGTGCGCGGCTTCATCGAGCCGATCGCCAAGGAACTGCCCCTCGAGTACGCGGTGGAGCTCAACCGCCTGATCGAACTCGAGATGGAAGGCTCGGTGGGTTAA
- a CDS encoding acetyl-CoA C-acetyltransferase: protein MKAVIVAARRTAIGSFNGSFSDVSAISLGIHAARPVLEGLEGRDVADVIVGNVLQAGLGQNVARQIAVGSGLPHDVPAQTINRVCGSGLQAVVTAAQGVRAGDGHLYLAGGTENMTRAPHLLPAARQGYRLGNAQLLDSILVDGLSDAFSEVHMGITAEEIASRWKLSREEQDAFAFESQQRAARAQQAGAFDAEIVPVEVKTRKGSVTVAHDEFVRPETTLEALAKLRPAFKQDGTVTAGNASGINDGAAMLAVASEDYARAHGLEVLAEIVSYAVLGVDPAIMGIGPARVVPIALQKAGLSLSNIDLFELNEAFAAQSLAVMRDLDLDTERVNRSGGAIALGHPIGASGARVLVTLLHALRREGKEHGVASLCIGGGQGIAVVVRAV from the coding sequence ATGAAAGCCGTCATCGTCGCCGCCCGGCGCACTGCCATCGGCAGCTTCAACGGAAGCTTCTCGGACGTCTCCGCCATCTCGCTCGGCATTCACGCCGCCCGCCCCGTCCTCGAGGGCCTCGAGGGCCGCGATGTGGCGGACGTCATCGTCGGCAACGTCTTGCAGGCGGGCCTGGGCCAGAACGTTGCCCGCCAGATCGCGGTGGGCAGCGGGCTGCCGCACGACGTGCCCGCCCAGACGATCAACCGGGTGTGCGGTTCGGGTCTGCAGGCGGTGGTGACGGCTGCCCAGGGTGTGCGCGCCGGCGACGGCCATCTGTACCTGGCGGGCGGCACCGAGAACATGACCCGCGCCCCGCACCTGCTGCCCGCAGCCCGTCAGGGCTACCGCTTAGGCAACGCCCAACTGCTCGACTCGATCCTGGTCGACGGTCTCTCGGACGCCTTCAGCGAAGTTCACATGGGCATTACCGCCGAGGAGATCGCCTCGAGGTGGAAGCTCAGCCGCGAGGAGCAAGATGCCTTCGCGTTCGAGAGCCAGCAGCGTGCCGCCCGCGCTCAGCAGGCCGGCGCGTTCGACGCCGAGATCGTTCCGGTCGAGGTCAAGACCCGCAAGGGCAGCGTGACGGTGGCCCATGACGAGTTCGTGCGTCCCGAGACCACCCTCGAGGCCCTGGCCAAGCTGCGCCCCGCGTTCAAGCAAGACGGAACCGTCACGGCGGGCAACGCCAGCGGCATCAACGACGGTGCCGCGATGCTCGCGGTTGCCTCGGAGGACTACGCCCGCGCGCACGGCCTCGAGGTGCTGGCCGAGATCGTCTCGTACGCGGTGCTGGGCGTGGACCCGGCCATCATGGGCATCGGACCGGCACGGGTGGTGCCGATCGCGCTGCAAAAAGCCGGGCTGAGCCTATCAAACATCGACCTGTTCGAACTGAACGAGGCCTTCGCGGCCCAGAGCCTGGCGGTCATGCGCGACTTGGATCTCGACACGGAGCGGGTCAACCGGAGCGGTGGGGCCATCGCGCTGGGCCATCCGATCGGGGCTTCGGGCGCGCGGGTGCTGGTAACGCTGCTGCACGCACTGCGCCGCGAGGGCAAGGAGCACGGGGTCGCCAGCTTGTGCATCGGCGGCGGTCAGGGCATCGCCGTGGTGGTTCGCGCGGTCTGA